A portion of the Lolium rigidum isolate FL_2022 chromosome 1, APGP_CSIRO_Lrig_0.1, whole genome shotgun sequence genome contains these proteins:
- the LOC124672383 gene encoding uncharacterized protein LOC124672383 yields MLHLRKLISPFLSTAHPQTCSLYSHFSRHRLLATTRPTSPETFAVEDYLVTACGLTRPKARKAATKLSHLKSPSKIDAVLAFLSALGISRPGTAAIVAGDPQLLCADVENNLAKRVVELTDLGLKKSQIARLVPVARSSFRHSSLSRNLGFWLPVFGSFDKLVQALKVNGGLLGSDLDKVAKPNLALLQQCGIDVRQFPGTYVSRVLTMLPEHVQNAVSYIDKLGVPRNSRMFRYALMAFGAQSQEILDKKLVTLEMLGWSQDDVLIAVRKMPGILTMSEKRLHRNVDFLTRVVGLEIPYIAQRPVLVMYSLERRLLPRHSLLNILNAKGLLHPDLDFYTAVALTDKRFLDKYVHPYEKSIPGLGATYASYCAGEVLDGVSS; encoded by the coding sequence ATGCTCCATCTCCGGAAGCTCATTTCCCCCTTTCTCTCCACAGCCCATCCCCAGACTTGCTCCCTATACTCCCACTTCTCTCGCCACCGCCTGCTCGCCACCACCAGGCCCACCTCACCAGAAACTTTCGCCGTCGAGGACTACCTCGTCACTGCTTGCGGCCTCACCCGACCCAAGGCACGCAAGGCGGCCACGAAGCTCTCCCACCTCAAGTCCCCCTCCAAGATCGACGCCGTGCTCGCCTTCCTCTCCGCCCTCGGCATCTCCCGCCCCggcaccgccgccatcgtcgcCGGCGACCCGCAGCTCCTCTGCGccgatgtggagaacaacctggcgAAGCGCGTCGTCGAGCTCACCGACCTCGGCCTCAAGAAGTCCCAGATCGCGCGCCTCGTCCCGGTCGCCCGCTCCTCCTTCCGCCACAGCTCGCTGAGCCGCAACCTAGGCTTCTGGCTCCCGGTCTTCGGCTCCTTCGACAAGCTCGTCCAGGCCCTCAAGGTGAACGGTGGTCTCCTCGGATCTGACCTCGACAAGGTGGCCAAGCCCAACCTGGCCCTCCTCCAGCAGTGCGGGATAGATGTTCGACAATTCCCCGGCACCTACGTTAGCCGGGTGCTCACCATGCTCCCCGAGCACGTCCAGAACGCGGTGTCCTACATCGATAAGCTTGGCGTGCCGAGGAATTCGCGAATGTTTCGCTATGCGCTCATGGCCTTCGGCGCTCAGAGCCAGGAGATACTTGACAAGAAATTGGTAACCCTGGAGATGCTTGGTTGGTCACAGGATGATGTCTTGATCGCTGTGAGGAAGATGCCGGGTATACTGACCATGTCTGAGAAAAGGCTGCACAGAAATGTGGATTTCTTGACAAGGGTTGTTGGGCTGGAGATACCTTACATTGCTCAAAGGCCTGTGCTCGTCATGTACAGCCTTGAGCGACGCTTGTTGCCCCGGCATTCCTTGTTAAATATTCTCAATGCAAAGGGATTGCTTCATCCTGACCTTGACTTCTATACTGCGGTTGCGCTCACCGACAAAAGGTTTCTGGACAAGTATGTGCATCCTTATGAGAAGAGTATCCCAGGCCTCGGTGCGACTTATGCGTCTTACTGCGCTGGGGAGGTATTGGACGGAGTTTCTTCCTGA